AGATGCAGACTTGATCCCGACAGGAAAGTTGGAGGAAAAGTATACCACAAGGTCAGGAATCATCATGGTTTTATGCCTGAGAAAAAGCCATGCCATTGAGTCCGGGTTTTAGCTCTCTCTTAATCTATCACATCGAGGGTGCCGTCAGAAAAGACGAAATTGCCCCCAATGACGATAGGCACGGTATCCCCGTGGACACGAGTCCCGTCAGTCCTAGTTTAGATAGAAGTGGGCATAGCAAGGCAGTGTCGAGGCTGAACGGCTTTAGTACTTTGTTGCAAGAGGCACAATGGCCATCCGCGGTGAGGATCCGCCGTTATTTTGGAGAGATCCTGTCGGCAAATTCTTATCAACAGAATAAGTACTACATCCATAAACTTTGTTTACTTGAGGCATCTCCACCCTAGTCGGAAGCTGGGTATGTGTGTTCATGAATGGGACCGGACGCTGGGGACCTGTGACCCACCCAGCCGACAGACAGTCTTCAACCTCATGACAAAGGCTGACTGAGCAAGATCAACATAACAAATTCAGCGCAGACTAGGACCAGTGTCagggtcaagatcaagacacACGAGATTCGCTGACAAATCCTCTCTCATCGGAGCAGAACCGGAAATCGGGGCATGGGGTTAGACGAGGTTGGTCGAAGATGGATTGAGAGCCACCAATCAAAACAAGATCCGATAACGAGGTTTGTCCAGATAAGGATATAACGACAATAACGTGGCGCCTCAGTCTCAAGGGCGATTGGGTCCGGGGCCTGCTCGGAACAAGGATTGATCAATCGGCCCATGTGAGTTAAAGCTGGAACGAAGGGCTACTTTTGTGTCCAAGGTATATAAGTAGGTGCGAATGGATCAGCTCCAGGCACGAGTACAGAACCATGTTATGCCCAGATCAAAATCCAGCGCCTTTTTACCCTTGAATCCATTTATACCACTGTCCCACTCAGTTCTCTAGCCGCCTTTTCTTGAAGAGCCATGAGTCATCTTGTGCAAGGTACCTCTGAAGCATCCTTCAGTGGTCTCCGCGACTTACTGGGCAAACACATCTCCGAGGGGGATGAGGTTGGTGCCTCAATCGTGGTCAATATAGACGGTCAGAACGTAGTCGACGTCTGGGGTGGCTACTTTGACAAAAGTGGTACTCGCATCTGGGATAAAGACACCATTGTCAATGTCTTCTCtaccaccaagaccatcaccagcctGGCAGCGCTCATTCTCATCGATAGAGGACTCATCAGCCCCTACGAGAAGGTAGCCACCTATTGGCCTGCGTTTGCCGTCAATGGCAAGCAAGATATTGAGATCAGGCATATTATCTCTCACACTTCAGGTGTTCCGGGATGGGAGCAGCCAGTCACGCTGAATGACGTCTGCAATTTCGACAAAGCAGTCTCCTTGCTGGCCTCCCAGCCGCCCTGGTGGACTCCGGGAACTGCTTCTGGCTATCATTCCTTCACCCACGGGTTTTTGATCGGCCAGGTAATTCGCAAGGTCACAGGAAGGACACTGAAAGATTTCATTCGAGATGAAATTGCCAAACCACTTGACGCTGATTTCCAGCTGGGGGTTGTCGACTCTGACTTGCACCGCGTCTCCGACCTCATTCCCTGGGCCGCAGTCCTGGACAACGACTCCAATGTTGATCCCGACTACATCGCTGCCCGGGTCAGGAATAACCCCAAATTTACACCCGACATGGCTAATACCACCATGTGGCGACAAGCTGAGCTAGGGGCGTCAAATGGCCATGGCAATGCTCGATCTATTGCAAAGATCCTCTCGACAATTTCTCTCGGAGGTTGTGTTGACGGGAAACGCCTTCTGAAGCCAGCAACGATCGACTTGATCTTTCAAGAGATGTCGAACGGAATAGACCTGGTGACTAACATGCCGGTGCGGTTTGGAATCGGATACGGAATGACTGGGGAAGGAGTGGTcccttcttggcttcctAAAGGAAGGATATGCTTTTGGAGCGGCCTTGGGGGTTCAGTGGCCATTATGGATTTGGACAGGAAGATGACTATTGTCTATGTCATGAATAAGCTGTACCCAGTCGGGTTAGGATCAGACCTGACGATTGAGTACGTGAAAGAGATCTACAGGGCGGTTGGGGTGTCTGGACTTGAGTAGAGCAAAGAGTACTGTTAAAGAATGAAAATTCTTTTCGAGGTGACTATCAACCAAGGATAGCTTGGAGGTGGAAGGCCCGTGTGGGTAGCATTAGAAACCATCTTGTTCATGTTGAAGTGGACTTCAGTAAAAAGACTAAAAAGGAGGTCACTGTGTTAGCGTTGGaatatgatgctatgatgtgttaaTATTGTGTTTTTCATACAGTTGAAACCCGCCCTTGATGGGACAACTGCGCCAGAAGATAGTCTTGCAACTCGATGGTATATTAGCTTTAGTTCCTCGCACCCTAACATCGGCTAGATTCATACTCACTAGGTCACTACCGCCATGCTCCCCGCTCAGTATTTTTCAACCTAGTATCCCAACCCATTCTATCCATAACCCACCTAAAGTGGCTCAAACAGTCAGACTGAGGTTTCCGGTGCGAGTGCTGTCAGAGGTCTGCCGCCGCTCGGCGAGGTATACAGCTCCTCAGCGACATTGAATCATACCTATCTAGGTCGACAGAAGAGAGACCTTGATTTGCCCATCCGATCTGATAGCCCTCAATACTTCACTTTAAGCTTAACTATATGTGAGAAACATACGAAGATGAAATGTAGAATAATACAAAAACAGATTGCTATATTCAGTAACGACGCCGGTTTTCCATTTCAGCATCATCCGACAGCCAGAAAGGGGCAACAAAGCCTCATAAACCCCAACAAGTTATAGTATCGCAAAAGCCCCGAGCTTCAAGACATATATCATATGTACAATACAAAATACACTACCATGTTCGCCCTTTACTCGTATCCTCCAAAGTCCCGGTAACGATCCGGAACCAGCGGCCAATGATCGACGCCATCCTGGATCACCATCATCATACCACCTTGAAGATGATTGTCAATGTGGCAGTGTAGTAGCCAAGCGCCGGGGTTTGTAACGTGGTATCTCACAAGAACCCAAGTCACATTGCCAAAGGCGGTAAGCGACGCAAATCCATCTCGCTTCGGAGGATTAACCAAGTTGAATTGCTCGGGTACCTCTCTGATCGCCTCCTCGGTCGAGTTCCACTTAAAGACGCCAACTCCCGACCCAATCTGGAACATCTTATTTCCATGCTTATGAATAGGGTGCGGCGGCATCGGCTCGTTGCctgtgaagaagagaaggtCTACCCAAGAGTTGAACTTGGTTGTGATGGTGACGTTGTTTTGTAGGTTAGGAGCTGGTGCGAAGAGGACGGGATCCGAATTATCAATATCAGTTAGCATCAGTCTCGTGCTGTTCATGGCCCAGAGATAGGAGGCGCCATCCACCTTCATGTTGAGCGGGAAGAAGGCGTCGGCTGTTGCTGCAATAGGCTCTGGTGGGAATGGGTGCGCAATAGCTTGATCAAAAAAAGTGACATCTGGGGACCTGGGGTTTCCAGATATGTCGATAAAGGCTTCGGAGGCATCGGTACTATTGCTGCCACCGACCGAGAGTATCGCATGCCCCACAAGTATCTGGGCGATGTTGACCGAGCTGCAACGGATCTTGAAGTTTCCAGTCTTTTTGGTATTGATAAAAACCGAGTATCGGTCCCCGTTGGACACGGTTATTGCCTGGACCTTCTGTGGCTCAATGTAGGAGCCGTCCACGGCGTATACCCACATATCGTGCTCATCGATGGAGATGACGGCggtgatgaagctgaagcctcCGATTATATCCATTGCAATCCACTCGCCATCCGGATCAGCTGGCTTCCGAGTCTTGATTGTTTCGATTGATCCCGTTGTAGGCTTGCAACCCGAGAAGGTCCCGAGTGGTAACGCGCTCTCGTTGCCGCTACCGCCACCAAATTTGATCAATGTTGAGGCTGGAAGACAACTATCAAACATATTAGCCTGGCTCAAATACTAGCTGTAAAACGCCTTGTACCCCTTATCAGTTATGGATGCACCCGGTACCGTAGCCAAGTATCCCCTCTGTATTTGACTCAGACGCAGTTCTAGATCATTTAGGCTTTGGCATTGGACGCTCCCCTTGCCGTTGAAGAGAACAGAGTCATAGCATGAAATCTCCAAGCCCGCCTTCTGCGTCATGTCCCATTTTTCATCAGAGGTTAGATGCGTAAAGTCCGATATAAGAAGTGGTGTAGCacccttctcagcctctcgAAGGCGCTGTTGCACCTGAGGGTCGGGTGAGATCATGTGAAAGGGTTTAAGCGTATCCTTGGCCGGGTGGATTAATATTGGGCCATAAAGCCCATCCTCAATCTGCCCGTGAAAATGGGAATGATACCAGTAGCTGCCAAATTGAGTTGCTCTGAACTCATAGACGAAACTGCTACCTGAGGCAATCGGGCGTTGTATTACTCCTGGAACACCGTCTGACCAAGGAGTGTCGATCATCTCAATTCCTATCGCACTCTTAGCAATCTAATTCTCTTCGAACCAGGCCAGTCCTCTAAGCGCACCATGGTAGTGAATCGTTGTGTTGAATGGAGACTGGTTGTGGACGGTGACAACTACCCAGTCTCCTTGATCAATTTCAAGAAGAGGACCAGGAGACTGCCCGTTTACCAACAGCATCTTCCTAGCAAAGCCGTCTGGAGCATAGTCCTCCCATGTGAGGGTCAGGTCGAAGTTTTTCTCACCACCTTCCAGCCTCGGATTTTTCTCAGTCGTAACGTCGACGTCAACTTCTAACCCGACGCCGCCGATGCCGCGACTAGCGTGGAGGTTCACTGGCCACGCGAATGACTCGGTGACGAGCAACCCAAAAAGAACAAATAACAAACGAAAACCAGTTGGGATGAtcatgatgagatgagcGAACGcaacaaagaaagaaaggTGCATGAAGTATGCAATCAAGTTTCGTTTTAGTGCCACGATgaatttttatttattaaaataatgATATTGCTGTTGTTTTATAATCGCGACGCTGCTCCCTTTATCGGAAATCACCATGTGCCCGTTGATTCCGTTCATAGTGATCGTCCAAGACAACAGAGGGGTTTCGAGCTTCACTTCAGCTAAACCTAGGAAGACTCGGTTGTTCGCTCATCAACTAGCTGTCGATCTGATCTCGCTTATTCAGGAGCATTCCGGCCAAATCAGCTAGCTAGGCGTAGCCTTGGGCTGACCTGAACGAGGAATGTAAAATTACTGCCGCGACCATCTCGCAGGGGTAAGGCAAGGCGTCGGAAGCTCGGGGTTATTTCAATACCGAAACCGGAGGCCGGCTGAAGGCGTGGCCGAGCCATGAATTTCACAACATGGTTCATTCCCA
This genomic interval from Fusarium keratoplasticum isolate Fu6.1 chromosome 9, whole genome shotgun sequence contains the following:
- a CDS encoding Beta-lactamase domain-containing protein; this encodes MSHLVQGTSEASFSGLRDLLGKHISEGDEVGASIVVNIDGQNVVDVWGGYFDKSGTRIWDKDTIVNVFSTTKTITSLAALILIDRGLISPYEKVATYWPAFAVNGKQDIEIRHIISHTSGVPGWEQPVTLNDVCNFDKAVSLLASQPPWWTPGTASGYHSFTHGFLIGQVIRKVTGRTLKDFIRDEIAKPLDADFQLGVVDSDLHRVSDLIPWAAVLDNDSNVDPDYIAARVRNNPKFTPDMANTTMWRQAELGASNGHGNARSIAKILSTISLGGCVDGKRLLKPATIDLIFQEMSNGIDLVTNMPVRFGIGYGMTGEGVVPSWLPKGRICFWSGLGGSVAIMDLDRKMTIVYVMNKLYPVGLGSDLTIEYVKEIYRAVGVSGLE